From Staphylococcus sp. M0911, a single genomic window includes:
- the spoVG gene encoding septation regulator SpoVG — protein MKVTDVRLRKIDTDGRMKALVSITLDEAFVIHDLRVIEGNSGLFVAMPSKRTPDGEFRDIAHPINSEMRQEIQDAVMKVYDETDEVIPDKNATSGESDESNEA, from the coding sequence ATGAAAGTGACAGATGTAAGACTTAGAAAAATAGATACAGATGGTAGAATGAAAGCACTTGTTTCTATCACGCTAGACGAGGCATTCGTAATCCACGATTTACGTGTGATTGAAGGAAATTCAGGTCTATTCGTCGCAATGCCAAGTAAACGCACACCAGATGGTGAATTCCGCGATATCGCGCATCCAATCAACTCAGAAATGAGACAAGAGATTCAAGATGCAGTGATGAAAGTATATGATGAAACTGATGAAGTGATTCCAGATAAAAACGCTACATCAGGCGAGTCTGATGAATCTAACGAAGCTTAA
- the ispE gene encoding 4-(cytidine 5'-diphospho)-2-C-methyl-D-erythritol kinase: protein MIYETAPAKINFTLDTLFKRDDGYHEIEMIMTTVDLNDRLSFQKRDDKKIVVEIEHNFVTDDHKNLAYKAAELMTKVYDLKQGVTITIDKDIPVSAGLAGGSADAAATMRGMNRLFSLNLSLDELCALGSQIGTDVSFCIYNKTAYCTGRGEKVTFLNKPPSAWVVLAKPNLGISSPDVFKALDLNFTHEVFTQNCIEALKRSDYKKLCSSLSNRLEPISMEMHPEIRKIKENMIQCGADGALMSGSGPTVYGLAQKESQAKNIYNAVNGCCNEVYLVRLLG from the coding sequence ATGATATATGAAACGGCACCTGCCAAAATAAATTTTACGCTCGATACACTTTTTAAAAGAGACGATGGATATCACGAGATTGAAATGATAATGACTACTGTAGATTTAAACGATCGATTATCTTTTCAAAAAAGAGATGATAAGAAGATTGTTGTTGAAATCGAACACAACTTTGTAACTGACGATCATAAAAATTTAGCATATAAAGCTGCTGAACTAATGACAAAGGTATATGATTTGAAACAAGGTGTGACGATTACAATTGATAAAGATATTCCAGTATCGGCTGGTTTAGCAGGTGGCTCAGCAGATGCTGCTGCTACGATGAGAGGTATGAATCGCTTATTCAGTTTAAATTTATCTTTAGATGAATTATGTGCACTTGGTAGTCAAATTGGGACAGATGTTTCATTTTGTATATACAATAAGACTGCTTACTGTACAGGACGTGGTGAAAAAGTAACTTTTTTGAACAAGCCTCCTTCTGCTTGGGTTGTTTTAGCTAAGCCTAATTTAGGTATCTCATCACCGGACGTATTTAAAGCTTTGGATTTAAATTTCACGCATGAAGTATTTACTCAAAATTGTATAGAAGCTTTAAAACGATCGGATTATAAGAAGTTATGCTCAAGTTTATCTAATAGATTAGAACCGATTTCTATGGAGATGCATCCAGAAATCAGAAAGATTAAGGAAAACATGATTCAATGTGGTGCAGATGGCGCATTAATGAGTGGTAGTGGTCCGACAGTTTACGGATTGGCACAAAAAGAAAGTCAGGCTAAAAATATTTATAACGCAGTAAATGGTTGTTGTAATGAAGTATATTTAGTTAGATTATTAGGATAG
- the rnmV gene encoding ribonuclease M5: MKINEFIVVEGRDDTQRVKSAVECDTIETNGSAVDDDVIAVIKQAQETRGVIILTDPDFPGDKIRNTIKDRVPGVKHAYIDREKAKNKRGKIGVEHAHVDDIKEALMHVSSPFEEAEESIDKNVLIELGLIIGHDARRRREILGRKLHIGHSNGKQLLKKLNAFGYTEEDVRRALNENKGSE; this comes from the coding sequence ATGAAAATAAATGAATTTATAGTCGTAGAAGGCAGGGATGATACACAACGTGTTAAATCTGCGGTTGAATGCGATACAATAGAAACGAATGGTAGTGCAGTTGATGATGATGTGATAGCAGTTATCAAGCAGGCACAAGAAACACGAGGCGTTATTATCTTAACCGATCCAGATTTTCCTGGTGACAAAATAAGAAATACGATCAAAGACCGTGTGCCTGGGGTAAAACACGCATATATAGACAGAGAAAAAGCTAAAAATAAAAGGGGGAAAATAGGTGTTGAACATGCACATGTAGATGATATCAAAGAAGCTCTCATGCATGTTAGTTCCCCTTTTGAAGAAGCTGAAGAATCCATTGATAAAAATGTATTAATCGAATTAGGACTTATTATAGGGCATGATGCTCGTAGACGACGAGAAATTCTAGGTCGAAAATTACATATTGGGCATTCTAATGGTAAGCAACTGTTGAAAAAATTGAATGCCTTTGGATATACAGAAGAAGATGTACGACGTGCATTAAATGAAAATAAGGGAAGTGAATAA
- the purR gene encoding pur operon repressor, which produces MRYKRSERIVFMTQYLMNHPNKLIPLTFFVDKFQQAKSSISEDVQIIKSTFQKEALGTVITTAGASGGVTYKPMMSKEEATEVVNEVISLLDEKDRLLPGGYLFLSDLVGNPTLLNKVGKMIASIYMDEQLDAVVTIATKGISLANAVANVLNLPVVVIRKDNKVTEGSTVSINYVSGSSRKIETMVLSKRTLAENSNVLVVDDFMRAGGSINGVMNLMNEFKAHVKGVSVLVESKEVKQRLIEDYTSLVRLSDVDEYNQKFKVEPGNSLSKFS; this is translated from the coding sequence ATGAGATATAAAAGAAGTGAACGGATTGTGTTTATGACACAATATTTGATGAATCACCCAAACAAACTGATTCCATTAACATTCTTTGTAGATAAATTTCAACAAGCGAAATCGTCAATCAGCGAAGATGTTCAAATTATTAAAAGTACTTTCCAAAAAGAAGCATTAGGTACGGTCATTACCACTGCTGGCGCAAGCGGTGGGGTAACGTATAAACCTATGATGAGTAAAGAAGAAGCAACAGAAGTCGTGAATGAAGTTATCTCATTATTAGATGAAAAAGATAGACTTCTGCCTGGTGGATATTTATTCTTATCTGACTTGGTTGGTAATCCTACATTATTAAACAAAGTAGGTAAGATGATAGCAAGTATATATATGGATGAACAATTAGATGCTGTTGTAACGATTGCTACTAAAGGTATATCGCTTGCCAATGCAGTTGCAAACGTATTAAATTTACCTGTAGTGGTTATTAGAAAAGACAATAAAGTAACTGAAGGATCTACGGTTTCTATTAATTATGTTTCAGGTTCATCTCGAAAGATAGAAACGATGGTATTATCCAAACGCACATTAGCTGAGAATTCTAATGTTCTCGTTGTTGATGATTTTATGAGAGCAGGTGGCTCAATCAACGGTGTTATGAATTTAATGAATGAGTTTAAAGCACACGTAAAAGGGGTATCAGTACTTGTAGAATCGAAAGAAGTAAAGCAAAGATTAATAGAAGATTATACTTCCTTGGTAAGACTATCAGATGTCGATGAATATAATCAGAAATTTAAAGTAGAGCCAGGCAACAGCTTGTCTAAATTTTCTTAA
- the yabA gene encoding DNA replication initiation control protein YabA: MNRNELFEKLMRLETNMNQLNQDMLDLKDLAVALVEENVALQVENDNLKQLMDKSESSNSETVHPHQTKHVKKPLPSKDNLAMLYKEGFHICKGELFGKHRQGEDCLLCLNVLSD; the protein is encoded by the coding sequence TTGAATCGTAATGAATTATTTGAAAAATTAATGCGCTTAGAAACAAACATGAACCAGCTTAATCAAGATATGTTGGATTTAAAAGATTTAGCTGTAGCATTGGTTGAAGAAAATGTAGCGCTTCAAGTAGAAAATGATAATTTAAAACAATTAATGGATAAGAGCGAAAGTTCAAATTCTGAAACTGTTCACCCACACCAGACGAAACATGTGAAGAAGCCACTGCCTAGTAAAGATAACTTAGCTATGTTATATAAAGAAGGATTTCATATTTGCAAAGGTGAGTTATTTGGCAAACATAGACAGGGCGAAGATTGTTTGCTTTGTTTAAATGTATTAAGCGATTAA
- a CDS encoding TatD family hydrolase, producing the protein MLIDTHVHLNDEQYDEDLNDVITRAREDGVDRMFVVGFDTPTIERTMELIDKYDFVYGIIGWHPVDAIDCTEERLEWIENLSKHPKIIGIGEMGLDYHWDKSPADVQKEVFRKQIALAKRVQLPIIIHNREATQDCIDILMEEHAEEVGGIMHSFSASPEIADVVINKLNFYVSLGGPVTFKNAKQPKEVAKHVPMDRLLVETDAPYLSPHPYRGKRNEPQRVTLVAQQIAELRDMSYEEVCRQTTENAERLFNLNQA; encoded by the coding sequence ATGTTAATTGATACACATGTTCATTTGAACGATGAGCAATATGATGAAGATTTAAATGATGTCATCACTCGTGCGAGAGAAGATGGCGTTGATCGTATGTTTGTTGTTGGTTTTGATACACCAACTATTGAACGTACAATGGAATTGATTGATAAATATGACTTTGTATATGGTATCATCGGTTGGCACCCAGTAGACGCCATCGATTGTACTGAAGAAAGATTAGAATGGATAGAAAACTTATCAAAACATCCTAAAATTATTGGCATTGGTGAAATGGGATTAGATTACCACTGGGATAAGTCTCCTGCTGATGTTCAAAAAGAAGTCTTTAGAAAGCAAATTGCTTTAGCTAAACGTGTACAATTACCAATCATTATTCACAACCGTGAAGCAACACAGGATTGTATAGATATTCTGATGGAAGAACACGCGGAAGAAGTTGGAGGTATTATGCATAGCTTTAGTGCCTCTCCAGAAATTGCTGATGTTGTCATCAATAAATTAAACTTTTACGTTTCATTAGGTGGTCCAGTCACATTTAAAAATGCGAAACAACCTAAAGAAGTTGCCAAGCATGTACCGATGGACCGATTATTAGTCGAAACAGATGCACCATATTTATCACCACATCCATATAGAGGCAAACGTAATGAACCACAACGTGTAACATTAGTTGCACAACAAATTGCTGAATTACGAGATATGAGTTATGAAGAGGTATGTCGTCAGACAACAGAAAATGCGGAGAGACTATTTAATTTAAATCAAGCATAA
- a CDS encoding GIY-YIG nuclease family protein, with product MDNHFVYIVKCKDGSLYTGYAKDIQARVAKHNEGKGAKYTKIRRPVELVYQETYSTKSEALKREYEIKTFTRQKKLKLIKEG from the coding sequence ATGGATAATCATTTTGTATATATCGTAAAATGTAAAGATGGAAGCCTCTATACAGGTTATGCTAAAGACATACAGGCACGTGTGGCGAAACATAATGAAGGTAAAGGTGCTAAATATACAAAAATAAGACGTCCGGTAGAGTTGGTTTATCAAGAAACATATTCTACTAAGTCGGAAGCGTTAAAAAGAGAGTATGAAATTAAGACCTTCACACGACAAAAGAAACTAAAATTGATTAAAGAGGGATAG
- the metG gene encoding methionine--tRNA ligase produces the protein MAKDTFYITTPIYYPSGNLHIGHAYSTVAGDVIARYKRMQGYDVRYLTGTDEHGQKIQEKAQKAGKTELEYLDEMIAGIKSLWDKLEISNDDFIRTTEERHKQVVEKVFERLLKQGDIYLGEYEGWYSVPDETYYTESQLVEPVYENGKIVGGKSPDSGHEVELVKEESYFFNIKKYTDRLLEFYDQNPDFIQPPSRKNEMINNFIKPGLEDLAVSRTSFNWGVSVPSNPKHVVYVWIDALVNYISSLGYLSDDETLFNKYWPADIHLMAKEIVRFHSIIWPILLMALDLPLPKKVFAHGWILMKDGKMSKSKGNVVDPNVLIDRYGLDATRYYLMRELPFGSDGVFTPEAFVERTNYDLANDLGNLVNRTISMINKYFQGELPAYQGPKHELDEDMEAMALETVKEFHENMESLQFSVALSTVWKFISRTNKYIDETTPWVLAKDESQKDMLGNVMAHLVENIRFATVLLRPFITHAPKEIFKQLNINNPELMEFSSLATYGSLTEPITVITKPTPIFPRLDTEAEIAYIKESMQPPKSDEKEDVPSKDMIDIKDFDKVEIKAATVIDAENVKKSDKLLKIQVDLDNEQRQIVSGIAKFYRPEDIIGKKVAVVTNLKPAKLMGQKSEGMILSAEKDGVLTLISLPNAIPNGAVIK, from the coding sequence ATGGCTAAAGATACATTTTATATAACAACCCCAATTTATTATCCAAGTGGTAACTTGCATATTGGGCATGCATACTCAACTGTAGCAGGTGATGTGATTGCTAGATATAAACGCATGCAAGGATACGATGTTCGTTATTTAACAGGTACAGATGAGCATGGTCAAAAAATTCAAGAAAAAGCTCAAAAAGCTGGTAAAACAGAATTAGAATATTTAGATGAGATGATCGCTGGAATCAAAAGTTTATGGGATAAACTAGAAATTTCAAATGATGATTTCATTCGAACTACAGAAGAACGACATAAGCAAGTTGTTGAAAAAGTATTCGAACGTTTATTAAAACAAGGCGACATTTATCTTGGTGAGTATGAGGGATGGTATTCAGTACCAGATGAAACATACTATACAGAGTCACAATTAGTTGAACCTGTTTATGAAAACGGCAAAATTGTTGGAGGAAAAAGTCCTGATTCAGGTCATGAAGTAGAATTGGTAAAAGAAGAAAGTTATTTCTTTAATATTAAGAAATATACTGATCGCTTACTTGAATTCTATGATCAAAATCCTGATTTTATTCAACCACCTTCAAGAAAAAATGAAATGATTAACAACTTTATTAAACCAGGTTTAGAAGATTTAGCTGTTTCACGTACATCATTTAACTGGGGCGTTAGTGTGCCTTCAAACCCTAAACATGTTGTTTATGTATGGATAGACGCATTAGTGAACTATATTTCTTCTCTAGGTTATTTATCAGATGATGAAACGTTATTTAACAAATATTGGCCAGCAGATATCCACTTGATGGCTAAAGAAATCGTGCGTTTCCATTCAATTATTTGGCCAATTTTATTAATGGCATTAGATTTACCATTACCTAAGAAGGTCTTTGCACATGGTTGGATTCTAATGAAAGACGGTAAAATGAGTAAGTCGAAAGGTAATGTTGTTGATCCTAATGTATTAATTGATCGTTATGGATTAGATGCTACACGTTATTATTTAATGAGAGAATTACCATTTGGTTCAGATGGTGTGTTTACACCAGAAGCGTTTGTTGAACGTACAAACTATGATTTAGCTAATGATTTAGGTAACTTAGTGAACCGTACAATTTCAATGATTAATAAATATTTCCAAGGTGAGCTTCCTGCATATCAAGGTCCTAAACATGAATTAGACGAAGACATGGAAGCTATGGCACTTGAAACAGTTAAAGAATTCCATGAAAATATGGAGAGTTTACAATTCTCAGTTGCTTTATCAACAGTTTGGAAATTTATTAGCCGTACTAATAAATATATTGATGAGACAACACCATGGGTTTTAGCGAAAGATGAAAGTCAAAAAGATATGTTAGGTAATGTGATGGCACACTTAGTTGAAAACATCCGTTTTGCAACTGTATTATTGCGTCCATTTATTACACATGCACCAAAAGAAATATTTAAACAATTAAATATTAATAATCCAGAGTTAATGGAATTCTCAAGTTTAGCGACATATGGATCCTTAACAGAACCTATCACTGTAATAACTAAGCCAACACCAATATTCCCTAGATTGGATACTGAAGCGGAAATTGCTTATATCAAAGAGTCAATGCAACCACCAAAATCTGATGAAAAAGAAGACGTTCCAAGTAAAGATATGATTGATATTAAAGACTTTGATAAAGTAGAAATTAAAGCTGCGACAGTGATTGATGCTGAAAATGTTAAGAAATCAGATAAGCTACTAAAAATTCAAGTAGATTTAGATAATGAACAACGACAAATTGTTTCTGGTATTGCGAAATTCTATCGTCCTGAAGATATTATCGGTAAAAAAGTTGCTGTAGTAACTAACTTAAAACCTGCGAAACTAATGGGACAAAAATCTGAAGGCATGATTTTATCAGCCGAAAAAGATGGTGTGTTAACATTGATTAGCTTGCCAAATGCTATTCCAAATGGTGCAGTCATCAAGTAA
- a CDS encoding tRNA1(Val) (adenine(37)-N6)-methyltransferase: MLKDNERLDLLIKEDLKIIQNDDVFSFSTDALLLGDFTEIRKKDKIIDICSGNGVIPLLLSHKGSQTIEGIEIQQQLVDMAKRSFKYNQLDDRLLMHQMDVKKVYHHFKPSQYTVVTCNPPYFKDNQLHQHQKEAHKVARHEILCKLEDCLMAARHLLKQGGRLYMVHRAERMMDVLTEMRRANIEPKRLTFVYSKHDRDAQTILIEGRKSGNQGLDITKPFYIYQEDGTYSKEMKGIYYG; encoded by the coding sequence ATGTTAAAGGATAATGAGAGGTTAGACTTACTAATTAAAGAAGATTTGAAAATCATCCAAAATGATGATGTGTTTTCATTCTCAACTGACGCTTTGTTGTTAGGGGATTTTACCGAAATTAGAAAAAAAGACAAAATTATCGATATATGTTCAGGTAACGGCGTTATACCACTGCTCCTTTCTCATAAAGGTAGCCAGACTATTGAAGGTATCGAAATTCAACAACAACTTGTGGATATGGCGAAGAGAAGTTTTAAGTATAATCAATTAGATGATCGATTACTCATGCATCAAATGGATGTTAAAAAGGTATATCATCATTTCAAACCTTCACAATATACGGTTGTTACATGCAATCCTCCATATTTCAAAGATAATCAGTTGCATCAACATCAAAAAGAAGCGCATAAAGTTGCTAGACATGAAATCTTATGTAAATTAGAAGATTGCTTAATGGCTGCTAGGCATTTATTAAAGCAAGGCGGAAGATTATATATGGTACACAGAGCTGAAAGAATGATGGATGTACTAACTGAAATGAGACGTGCTAATATTGAGCCAAAGCGATTAACATTTGTTTATAGTAAGCATGATAGAGACGCACAAACGATTTTAATAGAAGGTAGAAAGTCGGGGAACCAAGGTTTAGATATTACAAAGCCATTTTATATTTATCAAGAAGATGGTACGTACTCAAAAGAAATGAAGGGTATATATTATGGATAA
- a CDS encoding stage 0 sporulation family protein, translating into MPDVIGVQFQKAGKLEYYAPKDLQIEMGDWVVVESKRGIEIGLVKMPTRTVDDGDVSLPLKEVMRIATQQDIDIYYNNAIDAEKALALCKEVVIQQELDMRLVNCEYTLDKSKVIFNFTADDRIDFRKLVKVLAQNLKTRIELRQIGVRDEAKLLGGIGPCGRSLCCSTFLGDFEPVSIKMAKDQNLSLNPAKISGACGRLMCCLKYENDYYEEARAQLPDVGDSIETPDGNGQVVGLNILDISMQVKIDGMEQPLEYKMEEIEAFN; encoded by the coding sequence ATGCCAGATGTAATAGGTGTCCAGTTTCAAAAAGCTGGAAAGTTAGAATATTATGCACCTAAAGATTTACAAATTGAAATGGGCGATTGGGTAGTAGTGGAATCAAAACGAGGTATAGAAATAGGATTAGTAAAAATGCCTACGAGAACTGTAGATGACGGTGATGTTTCACTTCCATTAAAAGAAGTAATGAGAATAGCGACACAACAAGATATAGACATCTACTATAATAATGCAATTGATGCTGAGAAGGCACTTGCACTATGTAAAGAGGTAGTAATACAGCAGGAATTGGATATGAGATTAGTTAATTGCGAATATACATTAGACAAATCAAAAGTCATTTTCAATTTTACTGCTGACGATCGTATTGATTTTAGAAAGTTAGTTAAAGTATTAGCGCAAAATTTGAAAACGAGAATAGAACTGAGACAGATTGGTGTGCGTGATGAAGCTAAATTATTAGGTGGTATAGGGCCATGCGGACGCTCTTTATGTTGTTCGACTTTCTTAGGCGATTTCGAACCTGTGTCTATTAAAATGGCTAAAGACCAAAACCTGTCACTTAACCCTGCTAAAATTTCGGGTGCATGTGGACGTTTGATGTGTTGCTTAAAATATGAAAATGATTATTATGAAGAAGCACGTGCTCAATTACCAGATGTAGGTGACTCAATTGAAACACCTGATGGTAATGGCCAAGTAGTCGGTTTAAATATCTTGGATATATCGATGCAAGTTAAAATAGATGGTATGGAACAACCATTAGAGTACAAAATGGAAGAAATTGAAGCATTTAATTAA
- a CDS encoding RidA family protein has protein sequence MEIINTNKAPEALGPYSHATVVNGLVYTSGQIPLNLEGEIVSDDVKDQTKQVLENLSVVLKEAGSDLENVVKATIFISDMNDFQYINEVYGNYFDKHQPARSCVEVARLPKDVKVEIELISKVK, from the coding sequence ATGGAAATTATTAACACAAACAAAGCACCGGAAGCATTAGGACCTTATTCACATGCTACAGTAGTAAATGGTCTAGTATACACATCAGGTCAAATTCCACTTAATTTAGAAGGGGAAATTGTAAGTGATGATGTAAAAGATCAAACTAAACAAGTTTTAGAAAACTTATCTGTGGTACTTAAAGAAGCAGGTTCAGATTTAGAAAATGTTGTTAAAGCAACTATTTTTATTTCTGATATGAATGATTTTCAATATATAAATGAGGTATATGGAAATTATTTTGATAAACATCAACCAGCGCGTAGTTGTGTCGAAGTAGCGCGACTACCTAAAGATGTTAAAGTAGAAATTGAATTGATTAGTAAAGTTAAATAA
- the rsmA gene encoding 16S rRNA (adenine(1518)-N(6)/adenine(1519)-N(6))-dimethyltransferase RsmA: MEHKDIATPSRTRALLDQYGFDFKKSLGQNFLVDVNIINKIIDASDIDETTAIIEVGPGMGSLTEQLAKHAKKVMSFEIDHRLIPVLKDTLAPYDNVTIINEDILKADIATAVNEHLKDCDKIMVVANLPYYITTPILLNLMQQDIPIDGYVVMMQKEVGERLNAEVGTKAYGSLSIVTQYYTETSKVLTVPKTVFMPPPNVDSIVVKLMQRSTPLVDIDDEEAFFKLAKAAFAQRRKTINNNYQNFFKEGKQHKESILSWLEKANIDPRRRGETLSIQDFAQLYKELNNFPELIN; this comes from the coding sequence ATGGAGCATAAAGATATAGCTACACCATCTCGTACAAGAGCATTATTAGACCAATATGGATTTGATTTCAAAAAAAGTTTGGGACAAAACTTCCTAGTAGACGTTAATATTATTAATAAGATCATCGATGCTAGTGATATTGATGAAACTACAGCCATAATAGAAGTAGGGCCAGGTATGGGCTCGTTAACCGAACAATTAGCTAAACATGCTAAAAAAGTAATGTCATTTGAAATCGATCATCGACTAATACCAGTATTAAAGGACACATTAGCACCATACGATAATGTCACAATTATTAACGAAGATATTTTAAAAGCCGATATCGCTACAGCAGTAAATGAACACTTAAAAGACTGCGATAAAATTATGGTTGTGGCTAATTTGCCATATTATATAACGACACCTATACTACTCAATTTAATGCAACAAGACATACCAATAGATGGTTATGTCGTGATGATGCAAAAAGAAGTTGGAGAGCGTTTAAATGCAGAGGTGGGTACAAAAGCTTATGGCTCGTTATCGATTGTGACGCAGTATTATACTGAAACAAGTAAAGTCCTAACAGTGCCTAAAACCGTATTTATGCCACCACCTAATGTAGATTCTATAGTGGTTAAATTAATGCAAAGATCAACACCGTTAGTAGATATCGATGATGAAGAAGCATTCTTTAAATTAGCAAAAGCTGCATTTGCACAAAGACGAAAGACTATTAATAATAATTATCAAAATTTCTTTAAAGAGGGAAAACAACATAAAGAGAGTATACTAAGTTGGTTAGAAAAAGCGAATATCGACCCTAGACGAAGAGGCGAAACATTGTCAATTCAAGATTTCGCTCAACTTTACAAAGAATTAAATAATTTCCCAGAATTAATAAATTAA
- a CDS encoding Veg family protein produces the protein MPKSILDIKNSIDCHLGNRIVLKANGGRKKTIERSGVLKETYPSVFVVELDQDKHNFERVSYTYTDVLTENVQVSFEEDNHQEAIAH, from the coding sequence ATGCCAAAATCAATTTTGGACATCAAAAATTCTATTGATTGTCATTTAGGAAATCGTATTGTACTTAAAGCCAATGGTGGTCGTAAGAAAACAATCGAACGTTCTGGTGTTTTAAAAGAAACATACCCATCAGTATTTGTCGTTGAACTTGATCAAGACAAGCATAACTTCGAAAGAGTATCTTATACATACACTGATGTGTTAACTGAGAACGTACAAGTTTCATTTGAAGAAGATAATCATCAAGAAGCAATTGCACACTAA
- the rsmI gene encoding 16S rRNA (cytidine(1402)-2'-O)-methyltransferase, which translates to MTTLFLVGTPIGNLADITYRAIDTLQQVDLIACEDTRVTRKLCNHYDIKTPLKSYHEHNKDQQTSFMIEQLLSGLDIALVSDAGLPLISDPGYELVVEARQHDIKVETIPGPNAGLTALMASGLPSFTYTFLGFLPRKDKEKQNILSERMYQSSTLIIYESPHRVTDTLKVIGKIDSQRRVSLGRELTKKFEQIVTADVNTLLTMLHNNEIPLKGEFVILIEGAEAEISTAWFDDMSIEEHVDYYIKEKNIKPKAAIKMVAEDRQSKTSEIYNIYHQVD; encoded by the coding sequence ATGACTACATTATTTTTAGTAGGAACACCAATTGGCAATTTAGCCGATATTACATATCGTGCTATAGACACACTTCAACAAGTAGATTTAATCGCATGTGAAGATACACGTGTTACACGTAAATTATGTAATCATTATGATATTAAGACGCCACTAAAATCCTATCACGAGCACAATAAAGACCAACAGACATCATTTATGATTGAACAGTTATTGTCTGGACTAGATATTGCATTAGTTTCGGATGCAGGTTTACCATTGATTAGTGATCCAGGGTATGAATTAGTAGTAGAGGCACGTCAACATGACATCAAAGTAGAAACGATACCAGGGCCTAATGCAGGCTTGACAGCATTAATGGCAAGTGGTCTCCCATCATTTACGTATACATTTTTAGGATTTTTACCTAGAAAAGATAAAGAAAAGCAAAATATCCTATCAGAACGAATGTATCAAAGTAGTACACTTATTATATATGAGTCACCTCATAGAGTAACCGATACGCTAAAAGTGATTGGCAAAATAGATTCTCAAAGACGAGTATCATTAGGGCGAGAATTGACAAAGAAATTTGAGCAAATTGTAACTGCAGATGTGAATACATTATTAACCATGTTACATAATAATGAGATTCCATTAAAAGGAGAATTTGTCATTTTAATTGAAGGTGCTGAAGCTGAAATTTCTACTGCATGGTTTGATGATATGTCTATCGAAGAACATGTCGATTACTATATCAAAGAAAAAAATATTAAACCTAAAGCAGCGATTAAAATGGTTGCAGAAGATCGTCAAAGTAAAACTAGTGAAATATATAATATTTATCATCAAGTTGATTAA